The following proteins come from a genomic window of Nymphalis io chromosome 6, ilAglIoxx1.1, whole genome shotgun sequence:
- the LOC126768919 gene encoding putative uncharacterized protein DDB_G0271606, with protein MRPVPAIILCALFCLGVAQDTTSDDDTNVKTNHVEPSPSVRLDPYIRKALLKALSDLEESENVTISETTDGTSPFFSENTSDEVTVSQANKENIQIHSFVVNGQSAFNNTSHATPTIIDNNISILSTTVGNVENHVTSNLPTQTPFNEVFQTRETGVNIQQVRSIPSTSKSKDSIFAQNKLTTEKPHRISTTTTSTTTTTTTPKPTHNEDGENIEEVSKKDVQVFQAPLVAAFTVHQDAHGIPKKVIPIYQQTNTQSGSKISNLPTNIPQLSNLNHAVPDISSTEFISQQLTLQKQLEEKQKLLEERLRFLQIQQRQQEELLRSQQLLLQQKEVERIQQSLFEQEQFKKQLILLEQQKLPTQQISNFYTHKSVPQNQILSQNNLRPQKSQVSIQPSLSLDQTNTLAAQQQLPNREAVDFLIHLRTKQQNQFPLQDNHLPQGISNFLQPNSDQSFPQGLNFHLTNQIKSSDDPRQKQGTRVFRHESNVGNLGVNIPKYNRFNTFEPPFTNRFSTPNKINPFSPDVELKQLLAQSNLNSRAQEDLNIVSKVLSLNHGIPFHNIPSRLSFDNQRRTRTLS; from the coding sequence GTACCGGCAATTATACTTTGTGCTCTTTTTTGTCTTGGTGTTGCCCAAGATACGACAAGTGATGATGATACTAACGTTAAGACAAACCACGTTGAACCCTCGCCTTCGGTTCGTTTAGATCCCTACATAAGAAAAGCTTTATTAAAAGCACTCAGTGATCTTGAAGAGAGTGAAAATGTAACCATCTCGGAAACAACGGATGGCACATCACCTTTTTTCTCAGAAAACACTAGTGACGAAGTAACAGTCTCACAggctaataaagaaaatatacaaattcattCCTTTGTTGTCAATGGCCAATCTGCCTTTAATAATACATCACACGCGACTCCAACAATAATagataacaatatatcaattttaagtaCAACAGTTGGCAATGTTGAAAATCATGTTACATCAAATCTTCCGACACAAACGCCATTCAATGAAGTTTTTCAAACAAGAGAGACTGGCGTTAATATACAACAAGTAAGAAGCATACCAAGTACATCAAAATCTAAAGATAGCATTTTTGCACAAAATAAACTGACAACAGAAAAACCTCACCGTATATCAACAACTACAACGTCAACTACAACTACGACTACGACACCAAAACCAACGCACAATGAAGATGGAGAAAATATTGAAGAAGTGAGTAAAAAGGATGTTCAAGTGTTTCAAGCGCCCTTAGTAGCAGCTTTTACAGTTCACCAAGATGCACATGGAATTCCAAAAAAAGTTATACCCATATATCAGCAAACTAATACTCAAAGTGGTTCAAAAATATCAAACTTACCAACTAATATTCCCCAACTGTCAAACCTAAATCATGCTGTACCAGATATTTCATCCACTGAATTTATCAGCCAGCAGTTAACACTACAAAAACAATtagaagaaaaacaaaaacttttagaAGAACGACTTCGATTCCTACAAATACAACAAAGGCAACAAGAAGAATTATTAAGGAGTCAACAACTACTTTTGCAACAGAAAGAAGTTGAAAGAATACAACAGTCACTGTTTGAACAAGAACAATTTAAGAAAcaactaatattattagaacAACAAAAGCTTCCAACACAACAAATATCTAACTTTTATACACATAAAAGCGTTCCACAAAACCAAATTTTAAGTCAAAACAATCTAAGACCACAAAAATCCCAAGTGTCAATTCAACCAAGCCTTTCATTAGATCAAACAAATACCTTAGCCGCTCAGCAGCAACTTCCAAACAGAGAAGCTGTTGATTTTCTTATTCACTTACGTACGAAACAACAAAATCAGTTTCCTTTACAAGATAACCATCTCCCTCAAGGCATAAGCAATTTCTTGCAACCTAATTCTGATCAAAGCTTTCCTCAAGGCTTAAATTTTCATctaacaaatcaaatcaaatcttcaGATGATCCAAGACAGAAGCAAGGTACTCGTGTATTTCGTCATGAAAGTAATGTAGGGAATTTAGGTGTAAATATCCCAAAATACAATAGATTCAATACCTTTGAGCCACCATTTACAAATCGCTTTTCAACACCAAACAAAATTAACCCGTTCAGCCCAGATGTGGAACTAAAACAGTTATTAGCTCAAAGTAATCTTAACTCACGGGCGCAGGAAGATCTTAATATTGTATCGAAAGTTTTGTCTCTGAATCATGGAATTCCATTTCACAACATCCCAAGTCGACTGTCTTTCGATAACCAAAGACGTACAAGAACTTTGTCTTAA